The following proteins are co-located in the Oncorhynchus masou masou isolate Uvic2021 unplaced genomic scaffold, UVic_Omas_1.1 unplaced_scaffold_2510, whole genome shotgun sequence genome:
- the LOC135533611 gene encoding B-cell receptor CD22-like has protein sequence MDLKVIVWKNGPRNTSVSVSPSGEIVEGSSVTLTCSGDANPPVDKYTWYKKNVASPKASGQSYNITNIISEDRGEYYCEAQNGRGSNNSTALMIIVAGKQTSVLTAAVGIIVVVLVLILCLSGLMWFRKKASKPTNTRDTADDGQGDSSPVYDNISNMAMTSTAAQTADTDNQDDVHYASVHFSHSKNQEVPLYSTVQLLQPQKEDEDVQYAAVNFNLPCAATRCLAALGLAGEVVVVVSGGWSRRRGTGRRSLQWLWVLPMSSHARGLAGAEYITAELDCSALPTDSGRRQPSNGSRPRNR, from the exons ATGGATCTAAAAGTCATTGTGTGGAAAA ATGGTCCAAGGAACacctcagtgtcagtcagtccctctggtgaaatagtggaaggcagttcagtgactctgacctgcagcGGTGATGCCAACCCACCTGTGGACAAATACACCTGGTACAAGAAGAACGTAGCCTCACCAAAAGCATCAGGACAGAGTTACAACATCACTAACATCATctctgaggacagaggagaatattACTGTGAGGCCCAGAATGGAAGAGGATCTAATAACTCTACAGCTCTGATGATCATTGTAGCAG GGAAACAGACCTCAGTTCTGACTGCAGCTGTAGGAATCATAGTGGTTGTTCTGGttctcatcctctgtctctctggactcaTGTGGTTCAG GAAGAAGGCCTCCAAACCCACCAACACAAGAGACACAGCAGATGATggacag ggagACTCTAGTCCAGTGTATGACAACATCTCAAACATGGCCATGACCTCTACTGCAGCACAGACAGCTGACACAGACAACCAGGATGATGTTCACTATGCCAGCGTCCACTTCTCTCACTCCAAAAACCAGGAagtgcctctgtactccaccgtcCAGCTGCTTCAACCCCAGAAAGAGGATGAGGATGTCCAGTATGCTGCTGTGAATTTCAACCTCCCCTGTGCTGCCACCCG CTGCCTGGCTGCTTTGGGCCTGgctggtgaggtggtggtggtggtctctGGGGGCTGGTCGAGGCGGAGAGGTACAGGCAGGAGGAGCCTGCAGTGGCTGTGGGTGTTGCCCATGTCAAGCCACGCCCGGGGCCTGGCGGGGGCTGAGTACATAACAGCTGAGCTGGACTGCTCTGCCCTCCCTACAGACTCTGGTAGGAGGCAGCCCAGCAACGGCAGCAGACCCAGGAACAGGTGA